Proteins found in one Streptococcus criceti HS-6 genomic segment:
- the mutS gene encoding DNA mismatch repair protein MutS: MAKDKISPGMQQYLDIKESYPDAFLLFRMGDFYELFYDDAVKAAQILEISLTSRNKNADHPIPMAGVPYHSAQQYIDVLVDLGYKVAIAEQMEDPKKAVGVVKREVVQVITPGTVVDSSKPDSSNNFLVAIDCLDGEYGLSYMDLSTGEFYATSLSDFTAVCSEIQNLKAREVVLGFELNDKQTESLTKQMNLLLSPEKEIYDDVQLIGTDLRPVESQAAGKLLQYVHTTQKRELSHLQSLVHYEIKDFLQMTYATKTSLDLLENARTTKKHGSLFWLLDSTKTAMGMRLLRSWIDRPLVSREKILERQEIVQTFLDNFFERSDLTDSLKGVYDIERLASRVSFGKANPKDLLQLGHTLAQVPKIKGVLASFASPVLDRLNEAIDALPELESLIASAIDQDAPATITEGGMIKTGFDQQLDHYRQVMREGTTWIAEIEAKERAASGISTLKIDYNRKDGYYFHVTNSNLSLVPDHFFRKATLKNSERFGTAELAKIEGDMLEAREQSATLEYDIFMTVRNQVEKYIQRLQDLAKNIATVDTLQSLAVVAEYNHYVRPQFNDQQVIDIQDGRHAVVEKVMGTQEYIPNTITLDQATAIQLITGPNMSGKSTYMRQLALTVVMAQIGSFVAAESANLPIFDAIYTRIGAADDLISGQSTFMVEMMEANMAIQRASKRSLILFDELGRGTATYDGMALAQAIIEHIHDRVGAKTLFATHYHELTELSTTLTHLVNVHVATLEKDGDVTFLHKITDGPADKSYGVHVAKIAGLPRDLLQRATSILTDLEAHSVSLTSQEKAEKLDTPVKQETSSQQMSLFEMTESNDKLTQALQALDVVNMTPMQAMNALFELKKLL, encoded by the coding sequence ATGGCAAAAGATAAAATTTCCCCAGGAATGCAGCAATATTTAGACATCAAAGAATCCTATCCGGATGCTTTTTTGCTTTTCCGGATGGGGGATTTCTATGAACTTTTCTATGATGATGCGGTTAAAGCAGCCCAGATTTTAGAAATCAGTCTGACCAGTCGTAACAAGAACGCTGACCATCCCATTCCTATGGCTGGTGTCCCTTATCATTCAGCTCAGCAGTACATTGATGTACTGGTCGATTTGGGTTACAAGGTAGCCATTGCCGAGCAGATGGAGGACCCTAAAAAGGCTGTTGGTGTAGTTAAGCGTGAGGTTGTTCAGGTTATTACTCCGGGAACTGTCGTCGATTCGAGTAAACCTGATAGCAGTAATAATTTCTTAGTTGCTATCGACTGTCTGGATGGAGAGTACGGCCTCTCTTACATGGACCTCTCAACTGGTGAATTTTATGCAACCAGTTTGAGTGACTTTACAGCAGTCTGCAGCGAAATTCAAAACCTTAAAGCTAGGGAAGTTGTCCTTGGTTTTGAACTCAACGATAAGCAGACAGAAAGCTTGACCAAGCAGATGAACCTTCTCTTATCACCTGAAAAGGAAATTTATGACGATGTTCAGTTGATTGGCACAGATTTAAGGCCAGTAGAATCTCAAGCTGCAGGTAAGCTCCTCCAATACGTCCACACGACCCAGAAGCGGGAGCTCAGTCACCTGCAAAGTCTAGTGCACTATGAAATCAAAGATTTCCTGCAGATGACTTATGCCACCAAGACCAGTCTGGACCTTTTGGAAAACGCCAGAACCACCAAGAAACACGGCAGTCTCTTCTGGCTTTTGGATTCCACCAAAACAGCTATGGGAATGCGTCTCTTGCGGAGCTGGATTGATCGCCCTCTGGTCAGTCGGGAGAAGATTCTGGAGCGGCAGGAGATTGTTCAGACCTTTTTGGATAACTTTTTTGAACGCAGCGACTTGACTGACAGTCTCAAAGGAGTCTATGATATTGAGCGTCTGGCCAGTAGGGTTTCCTTTGGCAAGGCTAATCCTAAGGACCTCTTGCAGCTGGGGCATACCTTGGCTCAGGTTCCTAAAATCAAGGGTGTGCTGGCCAGCTTTGCCAGCCCTGTTTTAGACCGATTAAATGAAGCTATTGATGCTCTGCCTGAATTGGAAAGCCTGATTGCCTCTGCCATTGACCAAGATGCCCCAGCGACCATTACCGAAGGGGGCATGATTAAAACAGGCTTTGATCAGCAACTGGATCACTATCGTCAGGTCATGCGAGAAGGGACCACTTGGATTGCTGAAATAGAAGCTAAGGAGCGGGCTGCCAGTGGCATTTCGACTTTGAAGATTGATTATAATCGCAAGGATGGCTACTATTTTCACGTGACCAATTCCAATCTATCCCTTGTGCCAGACCATTTCTTCCGCAAGGCGACCCTGAAAAATTCTGAGCGTTTTGGAACAGCCGAATTAGCTAAAATTGAAGGGGATATGTTGGAAGCTAGGGAGCAGTCAGCGACCTTGGAATACGATATCTTTATGACCGTCCGTAATCAAGTTGAGAAATATATCCAGCGTTTGCAGGATTTGGCAAAAAATATTGCCACAGTCGATACTCTGCAAAGTTTAGCCGTAGTGGCTGAGTATAACCACTATGTCCGACCTCAATTCAATGACCAGCAAGTCATTGATATCCAAGATGGCCGTCACGCTGTTGTCGAGAAGGTCATGGGGACTCAGGAATACATTCCCAACACCATCACCTTGGATCAGGCGACCGCTATTCAGCTGATTACAGGGCCTAATATGAGCGGGAAATCAACCTATATGCGACAGCTAGCCCTGACTGTAGTCATGGCACAGATCGGCTCCTTTGTTGCTGCTGAGTCGGCTAATCTGCCGATTTTCGATGCTATTTACACGCGGATTGGAGCAGCCGACGATCTGATTTCTGGCCAGTCAACCTTCATGGTTGAGATGATGGAGGCAAATATGGCCATCCAGCGGGCCAGCAAACGGTCTTTGATACTTTTTGATGAATTGGGGCGTGGGACTGCTACCTATGATGGCATGGCCCTTGCTCAAGCTATCATCGAACATATTCATGACAGGGTGGGCGCTAAGACCCTCTTTGCCACCCACTATCATGAGTTGACAGAACTATCAACTACCTTGACACACTTGGTCAATGTCCATGTGGCAACCTTGGAGAAGGATGGTGATGTTACCTTCCTTCACAAAATAACAGATGGCCCAGCTGACAAATCTTACGGTGTTCATGTTGCAAAGATTGCAGGCCTCCCTAGAGATCTACTTCAACGAGCAACTAGTATTTTAACAGATTTAGAAGCTCATTCTGTCAGTTTGACTAGTCAAGAGAAAGCGGAGAAACTTGACACCCCTGTCAAGCAGGAGACAAGCAGTCAACAAATGTCCCTCTTTGAAATGACAGAATCTAATGATAAATTGACACAAGCCCTTCAAGCTCTTGATGTAGTCAATATGACCCCAATGCAAGCCATGAATGCCCTCTTTGAATTAAAGAAATTACTGTAA
- a CDS encoding oxaloacetate decarboxylase subunit alpha, with product MSEIRLTETVLRDGQQSQIATRMTTTEMLPVLETLDEAGYHALEVWGGATFDSCLRYLNEDPWERLRTIRKHVKKTKLQMLLRGQNLLGYRNYADDVVTSFIQKSIENGIDIIRIFDALNDPRNLQTAVSVTKAAGGHAQVAISYTTSPIHTVDYFVNLAKQYAQIGADSICIKDMAGVLTPQTGYELVKRIKEGVNLPLEVHTHATSGISEMTYLKVAEAGADIIDTAVSSFAGGTSQPATESLVIALEELGFHTGIDLKKVEEVAAHMNTVRDHYRAEGILNPKVKDVEPKTLIYQVPGGMLSNLLSQLTEQGLADRYEEVLAEVPRVRADLGYPPLVTPLSQMVGTQSLMNIITGERYKVVPNEIKDYVRGLYGRPPAAIDDKIKQLIIGDEEPITVRPADLIEPQLPSLRQEIADYAKSEEDVLSYASFPQQAKDFLGRRDDPFYDVPVQTVSVDIDF from the coding sequence ATGTCGGAAATCCGCCTTACGGAGACAGTCTTGCGAGATGGACAACAGAGTCAAATCGCAACACGAATGACAACAACAGAGATGCTGCCGGTTCTGGAAACCTTGGACGAGGCAGGCTATCACGCTTTGGAGGTCTGGGGTGGCGCTACCTTTGATTCCTGCTTGCGCTATTTGAATGAGGATCCCTGGGAAAGGCTGAGGACCATTCGTAAACACGTTAAAAAGACGAAATTGCAAATGCTCCTGCGTGGTCAAAATTTACTGGGCTATCGCAATTATGCCGATGATGTTGTGACCTCCTTTATTCAAAAATCAATCGAGAATGGGATTGATATTATTCGTATCTTTGATGCCCTCAATGATCCTCGCAATCTGCAAACAGCTGTATCAGTTACTAAAGCAGCAGGTGGTCATGCCCAAGTTGCTATTTCTTACACTACTAGCCCCATCCATACAGTGGATTACTTTGTTAATCTCGCCAAACAGTACGCTCAAATTGGGGCAGATTCCATCTGTATCAAGGATATGGCCGGTGTTTTAACACCGCAGACCGGTTATGAGTTAGTAAAGCGGATCAAGGAGGGTGTAAATCTGCCTCTTGAAGTCCATACCCACGCGACCAGTGGCATTTCTGAGATGACCTATCTCAAGGTCGCTGAAGCGGGAGCTGATATTATTGATACAGCAGTCTCATCCTTTGCAGGAGGAACTAGTCAGCCTGCGACAGAATCTCTAGTCATTGCTCTTGAAGAGCTTGGTTTTCACACGGGTATTGATTTAAAAAAGGTCGAAGAAGTAGCTGCCCACATGAATACTGTTCGTGACCACTATCGAGCAGAAGGAATTTTGAATCCTAAGGTCAAGGATGTTGAGCCCAAAACCCTAATCTATCAAGTTCCAGGAGGGATGTTATCAAACCTGCTCAGTCAATTAACAGAACAGGGGTTGGCCGATCGATATGAAGAAGTTCTGGCTGAGGTTCCTCGCGTTAGAGCCGACCTTGGCTATCCACCGCTGGTAACGCCTTTATCACAGATGGTAGGAACCCAATCGCTAATGAATATTATCACAGGTGAGCGCTATAAGGTCGTTCCAAATGAGATTAAGGATTATGTCCGTGGCCTTTACGGCCGTCCACCAGCAGCTATTGATGACAAAATCAAACAACTCATTATCGGTGATGAGGAGCCTATCACGGTTCGGCCAGCTGATTTGATTGAACCGCAACTACCAAGTTTGCGTCAAGAAATTGCAGACTATGCCAAGAGTGAAGAAGATGTACTCAGCTATGCTTCCTTCCCTCAGCAAGCGAAAGATTTCTTGGGCCGCCGTGACGATCCTTTCTATGATGTTCCCGTCCAAACCGTTTCTGTTGATATTGATTTTTAA
- a CDS encoding ATP-binding cassette domain-containing protein: protein MSLLELQNIYKSYYLGKEEFSVLKGINLTVDSGDFISILGESGGGKSTLMNIIGGLDREYQGDVIVNGRRQKDKHETAMDEYRRQVIGFIFQSFNLVNYLNVLDNVLVSLKMTRLSHKKQVEEAEKLLKQVGLYEHRKKKPAQLSGGQKQRVAIARALASNPEIIIADEPTGALDSKNTAEVLTLLQDIAKSGKTVIVVTHSQEVANAGTRIVSLTDGRITDDQRLREPFSARDNLIELADKPLTRGASWKMAWAHFENAWKQNLIITIGMAIGLFSVMFFLGLGNGAKGYMNSFINDIANPQAFQVTLKNTDALTNTGMTGKDKKKISNIKHVTKTEYGYYTPTFTISYKGKPVQNRILQTTNDTIVKKSISSKKMPKGDQIVISKDYAKKNISKNVKKAVGKKVTIGLTALDESGKPITITKEYTISGTTDQMNLVSMASLEKAAAKQGATLKPNFVTAKVDNLNNTKQAQNDARAIKQNGKTVYSITGLGATLNSIVEITYIVGVVLALVAGISLLVSILMIVATTYMSVTERTKEIGVLRAMGARRKDIRRLFVNESLLLGLSANILAVITALLVQLLVNKLVYSTIKFDIIQVSLATTISTVIIGLLIALIASLAPSSKAARLNPIDALASE, encoded by the coding sequence ATGAGTTTATTAGAATTGCAGAACATCTATAAATCCTACTATTTAGGTAAGGAAGAATTTTCTGTCCTAAAGGGGATTAACCTTACTGTTGACTCTGGAGATTTCATCAGTATTCTAGGTGAGTCGGGAGGCGGTAAATCCACTCTTATGAATATTATTGGTGGACTAGATCGTGAGTATCAAGGCGATGTTATTGTCAATGGTCGCCGGCAAAAGGATAAACACGAGACTGCTATGGATGAATACCGACGGCAAGTTATTGGGTTTATTTTCCAATCTTTTAATCTTGTTAACTATCTGAACGTTTTAGATAATGTCTTAGTTAGCCTTAAAATGACTCGTCTTAGTCATAAAAAGCAAGTTGAAGAGGCTGAAAAATTGCTGAAACAAGTTGGGCTTTATGAACATCGTAAGAAAAAACCAGCACAATTATCAGGAGGACAAAAACAGCGCGTGGCTATTGCTCGTGCGCTAGCTAGCAATCCTGAAATTATTATAGCCGATGAACCTACGGGTGCCCTGGACAGCAAGAACACTGCTGAAGTACTCACCCTTCTTCAAGATATTGCTAAATCAGGTAAGACTGTTATCGTTGTTACCCACTCGCAAGAAGTTGCTAATGCTGGGACACGGATTGTCTCTCTGACTGATGGCCGTATTACAGATGATCAACGATTACGAGAACCCTTCTCTGCAAGGGATAATTTAATTGAATTAGCTGATAAGCCTTTAACTCGAGGCGCCAGTTGGAAGATGGCTTGGGCACACTTCGAAAATGCTTGGAAGCAAAATCTTATTATTACAATCGGGATGGCCATCGGACTTTTCTCCGTTATGTTTTTCTTGGGTTTGGGTAATGGTGCCAAAGGTTATATGAACAGCTTCATCAACGATATCGCTAATCCTCAGGCCTTCCAAGTGACTCTAAAAAATACCGATGCACTCACCAATACAGGTATGACTGGCAAAGATAAAAAGAAGATTAGTAACATTAAGCATGTCACTAAAACGGAATACGGCTACTACACCCCAACCTTTACTATTAGCTATAAGGGCAAACCGGTACAAAATAGGATTTTACAGACAACAAACGATACTATTGTGAAAAAGAGTATTTCAAGCAAAAAAATGCCTAAAGGGGACCAAATTGTTATTTCAAAGGATTATGCCAAGAAAAATATCTCTAAGAATGTTAAAAAGGCTGTTGGTAAGAAGGTGACCATCGGACTAACCGCTTTGGATGAATCTGGAAAACCTATTACCATTACCAAAGAATATACTATTTCTGGGACAACAGATCAGATGAATCTCGTTTCTATGGCTAGTCTAGAAAAGGCTGCAGCTAAACAAGGGGCTACATTAAAACCTAATTTTGTGACAGCAAAGGTTGATAATCTGAATAATACTAAGCAAGCACAAAACGATGCTCGTGCCATTAAACAAAATGGAAAAACGGTCTACAGTATCACAGGTCTTGGAGCAACCTTGAACTCTATTGTGGAAATTACTTATATTGTCGGTGTTGTTCTAGCTTTAGTCGCTGGAATTTCTCTCCTCGTCAGTATCTTAATGATTGTGGCTACAACCTATATGAGTGTTACCGAAAGGACTAAAGAGATTGGTGTTTTACGCGCTATGGGGGCTAGACGCAAAGATATTCGACGTCTTTTCGTCAATGAAAGTTTACTGCTGGGACTTTCTGCTAATATCTTAGCCGTAATCACAGCTCTTTTGGTTCAACTTTTGGTCAACAAATTGGTTTACTCGACTATCAAGTTTGACATCATCCAAGTTTCCTTAGCAACTACTATTTCTACTGTAATCATTGGCTTACTGATTGCCTTGATTGCCAGCTTGGCACCATCCAGCAAAGCCGCTAGATTGAACCCGATAGATGCCTTGGCTAGTGAATAA
- the ruvA gene encoding Holliday junction branch migration protein RuvA yields MYDYLKGILTKITAKYIVVEAGGLGYMVNVANPYSFSDQMNQAIQIYLHHVVREDAQLLYGFHTEEEKAVFLNLISVSGIGPTTALAIIAVDDNEGLVRAIDNSDIKYLTKFPKIGKKTAQQMVLDLAGKFVELPQAGGKASPRDQSTNQNLDEAMEALLALGYKASELKKVRAFFEGTDETAENYIKSALKMLMK; encoded by the coding sequence ATGTACGACTATCTCAAAGGAATACTAACAAAAATTACGGCAAAGTATATTGTGGTTGAGGCTGGTGGCCTCGGCTACATGGTTAATGTTGCCAACCCTTATTCTTTCTCTGATCAGATGAATCAAGCTATCCAGATTTATCTCCATCATGTAGTGAGAGAAGATGCTCAGCTTCTCTACGGCTTTCATACCGAAGAGGAAAAGGCTGTTTTTCTCAATTTGATTTCTGTTTCTGGCATCGGCCCGACGACTGCTCTAGCGATTATTGCCGTAGATGATAACGAAGGCTTGGTTAGAGCTATTGATAACAGTGATATCAAGTATTTGACCAAATTTCCAAAAATTGGAAAAAAGACAGCCCAACAAATGGTTTTGGATCTGGCTGGTAAATTTGTTGAACTACCCCAAGCAGGTGGCAAGGCTAGTCCGCGAGATCAAAGTACGAATCAAAATCTGGATGAAGCAATGGAAGCTCTTCTGGCTCTTGGTTACAAAGCCAGCGAACTCAAGAAGGTTCGTGCCTTCTTTGAGGGAACCGACGAAACAGCTGAAAATTATATCAAATCAGCCCTCAAGATGCTGATGAAATGA
- a CDS encoding DNA-3-methyladenine glycosylase I, which produces MNRCGWVKMTNPLYIAYHDQEWGKPLHDERALFELLCLEGYQAGLSWETILNKRQAFKRAFHNYDIDRVAKMSDQELDSLLNNTEIIRHKAKLYATRANAQAFQAIQKEFGSFDHYIWAFVDFTPHVNQVDSYKNVPAQTELSQRIAKDLKKRGCKFVGPTTIYSFLEAAGLINDHENTCEFKEK; this is translated from the coding sequence ATGAATCGTTGCGGCTGGGTCAAAATGACCAATCCTTTATATATTGCTTATCACGACCAGGAGTGGGGAAAGCCCCTACACGATGAGCGCGCTCTTTTTGAGTTGCTTTGTCTAGAAGGCTATCAGGCTGGACTGTCTTGGGAAACTATCCTCAACAAACGTCAAGCCTTCAAAAGGGCCTTCCATAACTATGATATCGATCGAGTAGCTAAGATGAGTGACCAAGAGCTTGACAGCTTGCTGAACAATACCGAGATTATTCGCCACAAGGCTAAGCTCTATGCCACTCGGGCCAATGCTCAGGCTTTTCAGGCTATCCAAAAGGAATTTGGGTCTTTTGACCATTATATTTGGGCTTTCGTTGACTTTACACCACATGTCAACCAAGTTGACAGCTACAAGAATGTACCAGCACAAACAGAGCTGTCGCAACGAATTGCCAAAGATTTAAAAAAACGTGGCTGTAAATTTGTTGGTCCAACAACCATTTATTCCTTCTTGGAGGCAGCCGGTCTTATCAATGACCATGAAAATACCTGTGAATTTAAGGAAAAATGA
- a CDS encoding YlbF family regulator — translation MTDLNQALKDLQNLLAHHESVQAFKAVQAKVKERPTLNQLAHDMKAYQQEAVLFEKLEENQAADQLGQAADRLNQELSDLPLVQDYRAKMQDASDLLQYVTKSLEEKINEGLANGKR, via the coding sequence ATGACTGACTTAAATCAAGCCCTTAAAGACTTACAGAATTTATTGGCTCATCATGAGAGTGTTCAAGCTTTTAAAGCCGTTCAAGCCAAGGTAAAGGAACGGCCAACTTTGAATCAACTGGCCCACGATATGAAGGCCTACCAACAAGAGGCAGTCTTGTTTGAAAAATTAGAAGAAAATCAGGCAGCCGACCAGTTAGGTCAGGCTGCTGATCGCTTAAATCAGGAACTTTCTGATCTGCCTCTAGTCCAAGACTACCGTGCTAAAATGCAGGACGCCAGTGACCTTTTACAATATGTCACCAAGAGCCTAGAAGAAAAGATTAATGAAGGATTAGCTAATGGCAAAAGATAA
- a CDS encoding CPBP family intramembrane glutamic endopeptidase — protein sequence MLFLKSHHAAFVLVYLICFLLDPFRFLSVAGDIHQLLNFTLYILVAIFGIWLFQDDLKDSYSKFKQHIWRSLGILLLSTILVFVGQILATLLMGILYQVFELAKEKGINQASVEQLLQGRRLIVLAVFSIALTGPLVEELVFRKSLIDMGKKHLRLFIILQALLFAGIHMHALQVSEFISVIPQLITAFTFGVIYAKSKQILYPIIVHILFNTLAIIFLLI from the coding sequence ATGCTTTTTTTAAAGTCTCACCATGCGGCCTTTGTGTTGGTCTACCTTATATGTTTTCTACTTGATCCCTTCCGCTTTTTGTCAGTAGCAGGAGATATTCACCAACTGTTAAACTTTACCCTATATATTCTAGTAGCAATTTTTGGGATTTGGCTCTTCCAAGATGATTTGAAAGATTCCTATTCAAAATTCAAACAGCATATTTGGCGGTCATTGGGCATCTTACTGCTTTCAACTATCCTTGTGTTTGTGGGGCAAATACTGGCTACCCTTTTGATGGGCATTCTTTATCAAGTTTTTGAACTTGCCAAAGAAAAAGGCATCAACCAGGCCTCGGTAGAGCAATTGTTACAAGGTCGCAGGCTAATCGTTTTAGCAGTCTTTTCCATTGCGTTGACGGGTCCTCTTGTTGAAGAATTAGTTTTTCGTAAGTCCCTGATAGATATGGGGAAAAAGCATCTACGACTATTCATCATCTTACAAGCTCTTTTATTCGCTGGTATCCATATGCACGCCCTACAAGTTTCAGAATTTATTAGTGTTATTCCTCAGTTGATAACCGCCTTCACCTTTGGTGTAATCTATGCTAAGTCAAAGCAGATTCTTTATCCGATTATTGTGCATATATTGTTCAACACACTGGCTATCATCTTCCTTCTCATATAG
- the mutL gene encoding DNA mismatch repair endonuclease MutL, which yields MSKIIELPEVLANQIAAGEVVERPSSVVKELVENAIDAGSTQITVEIEESGLKKIQVTDNGQGIENDDVVLSLRRHATSKIKNQADLFRIRTLGFRGEALPSIASISDLTVKTAVKGAEYGTLLVAKGGEIISQEPVSTPVGTKITVEDLFFNTPARLKYMKSLQAELGHIVDVINRQSLGHPEIAFTLINDGRELTKTAGTGDLRQTIAGIYGLNTAKKMVEISASDLDFEVSGYISLPELTRANRNYITILINGRYIKNFLLNRAILDGYGSKLMVGRFPLAVIDIQIDPYLADVNVHPTKQEVRISKEKELMQLIREAIAESLKEQDLIPDALENLAKSSVRQADKPVQTSLPLKQTNLYYDQSRQDFFLKSDNQVAESQSNQASEPVNQIDKAVKSTGSVRQAQRPESNVSDQEHPDIDFSKRAQTHKLMDRLDQEESSAFPELDYFGQMQGTYLFAQGQGGLYIIDQHAAQERVKYEYYREKIGDVDSSLQQLLVPYLFEFRAEDFINLQEKMPLLNQVGIYLEPYGNNTFILREHPIWMKEEEIESGVYEMCDMLLLTDEVSVKVYRAELAIMMSCKRSIKANHALDDYSARNLLVQLSQCKNPYNCPHGRPVLVNFTQSDMEKMFRRIQENHTSLRELGKY from the coding sequence ATGTCAAAAATTATTGAATTGCCAGAAGTGCTGGCCAATCAGATAGCAGCTGGTGAGGTTGTTGAGCGGCCCAGCAGCGTTGTTAAAGAATTAGTCGAGAATGCTATTGATGCGGGCAGCACACAAATTACAGTCGAAATCGAAGAATCAGGCCTCAAGAAAATTCAGGTAACTGATAATGGCCAAGGGATTGAAAATGATGATGTAGTCCTCAGCCTGCGTCGCCACGCCACCAGTAAAATTAAAAATCAGGCAGATCTTTTTCGGATCCGTACCCTTGGGTTTCGTGGTGAAGCTCTCCCTTCTATCGCCTCTATCAGTGATTTGACCGTTAAAACAGCTGTCAAGGGTGCGGAATATGGGACTCTTCTAGTCGCCAAAGGCGGAGAAATTATCTCTCAGGAGCCTGTCAGCACACCTGTCGGGACCAAGATTACAGTTGAGGACCTTTTCTTTAACACCCCAGCTCGCCTCAAGTACATGAAATCCCTCCAAGCAGAATTAGGCCACATTGTCGATGTCATCAACCGCCAAAGTTTGGGCCACCCTGAGATTGCCTTTACCCTTATCAATGATGGGCGTGAGCTGACCAAGACAGCAGGGACGGGTGATCTGCGCCAGACTATCGCTGGTATTTACGGTCTCAACACTGCCAAGAAAATGGTTGAAATTTCCGCTAGTGATTTAGATTTTGAGGTATCGGGCTATATCAGTTTGCCCGAATTAACGAGGGCTAATCGCAACTATATCACCATCCTCATCAACGGTCGTTACATCAAAAATTTCCTGCTCAATCGGGCTATTTTAGATGGCTATGGCTCCAAACTCATGGTTGGACGCTTCCCTTTAGCTGTGATTGATATTCAGATTGACCCTTATTTGGCTGATGTCAATGTCCATCCAACCAAACAAGAAGTCCGCATCTCTAAGGAAAAGGAACTCATGCAGCTGATTCGAGAGGCTATTGCTGAGAGCCTAAAGGAGCAAGACCTGATTCCAGATGCCTTAGAAAATCTGGCTAAGTCTAGTGTCCGTCAGGCTGACAAACCTGTTCAGACCAGCTTGCCCCTCAAGCAGACCAACCTCTATTATGACCAGTCTCGTCAAGATTTCTTTCTCAAATCGGATAATCAAGTAGCAGAAAGTCAGTCAAATCAAGCTTCTGAGCCTGTCAATCAAATTGACAAGGCTGTCAAGTCCACCGGCTCTGTCAGACAGGCCCAAAGACCTGAATCTAATGTGTCAGACCAGGAACACCCTGATATTGACTTCTCCAAAAGGGCCCAAACCCACAAGCTGATGGATCGCCTGGATCAGGAAGAAAGCTCAGCTTTCCCTGAGTTAGACTATTTTGGTCAGATGCAGGGCACCTATCTCTTTGCCCAAGGTCAAGGAGGGCTCTATATTATCGACCAGCATGCCGCCCAAGAGCGGGTCAAATATGAATATTATCGTGAAAAAATTGGTGATGTTGACAGTTCTTTGCAGCAATTGCTAGTCCCCTATCTCTTTGAGTTTCGGGCGGAAGATTTCATTAACCTTCAAGAAAAAATGCCCCTCCTCAATCAGGTGGGTATCTATCTTGAACCCTACGGGAATAATACCTTTATCCTGCGGGAACACCCCATCTGGATGAAGGAGGAAGAGATCGAATCAGGTGTTTACGAGATGTGCGACATGCTCCTCTTAACGGATGAGGTTTCGGTCAAGGTCTATCGGGCTGAGCTGGCCATTATGATGAGCTGCAAACGATCGATCAAGGCTAACCACGCCCTAGATGATTATTCAGCCCGCAATCTTCTGGTCCAATTATCCCAATGCAAAAATCCTTATAACTGCCCCCATGGCCGACCCGTCTTAGTTAATTTCACTCAATCCGATATGGAAAAAATGTTCCGTCGGATTCAGGAAAATCATACGAGTCTGCGTGAGTTAGGGAAATATTAG
- the argR gene encoding arginine repressor: MNKIERQHKIKTIIQEERVGTQEEIKSSLAKQGIAVTQATLSRDLREIGLLKRRDETGRLYYSLSTQEDSHLSDAVRDYIKRVSRAGFILVLSTELGEADVLANIIDREGRSGILGTVAGADTLLVICQDEVKAQVIEEELHK; the protein is encoded by the coding sequence ATGAATAAAATTGAGCGACAACATAAAATAAAAACCATCATTCAAGAGGAGCGGGTGGGAACGCAGGAAGAAATCAAGAGCAGCCTAGCTAAGCAAGGCATTGCCGTGACTCAAGCTACCTTGTCACGGGATTTGCGGGAGATTGGCCTTCTCAAACGTCGTGATGAGACTGGCAGGCTCTATTACAGCCTGTCAACTCAGGAAGACTCTCACCTGTCTGATGCTGTTCGAGACTATATTAAAAGGGTCTCTCGGGCTGGTTTTATCTTGGTTCTCAGCACCGAGTTGGGAGAAGCTGATGTTCTGGCTAATATTATTGACCGAGAAGGACGCAGTGGCATCCTTGGAACAGTAGCTGGCGCCGATACCCTTTTGGTTATTTGCCAAGACGAAGTCAAGGCTCAGGTCATTGAGGAAGAATTACATAAATGA